Below is a genomic region from Streptomyces katrae.
ACATAATAGCCATGCACACTATCCCCATGAGCGCAGCATCATCATCCGAAGACGCCACAGCCGGCTTCCTGGTCTGGCGCCTGTCGACGAAGTGGCGGGTGGCAGTCGACCGGGCCGTCGCCCCCCTGGGCATGACGCACGCCCAGTACGCCCTCCTGGCCTCCCTCTACGGCATGGCCCGCACCGGCCTCCGCCCCAGCCAGCGCCGGCTCGCCGACCACACCGGCCTCGAACCGCTGTACGTCTCCAAGCTCGCCCGCGCCCTGGAGTCCTCCGGCCTCGTCACCCGCACCCGCGACCCGGACGAC
It encodes:
- a CDS encoding MarR family winged helix-turn-helix transcriptional regulator, giving the protein MSAASSSEDATAGFLVWRLSTKWRVAVDRAVAPLGMTHAQYALLASLYGMARTGLRPSQRRLADHTGLEPLYVSKLARALESSGLVTRTRDPDDPRAMQLSLTERGHELTGRAITTVQHLLDQLLEPFGGQDSARAQQFSRDLATLLDAPLDGPTDNDKEQS